The Salvelinus namaycush isolate Seneca chromosome 38, SaNama_1.0, whole genome shotgun sequence genome includes a window with the following:
- the LOC120032037 gene encoding E3 ubiquitin-protein ligase TRIM21-like gives MATSSSLLSEEQFLCSICLDVFTEPVSIPCGHNYCKACITKYWETSDLCQCPMCKEKFYRRPELRINTFISEMAAQFRKSVQWKVTSSPGQRPAKPGEVSCDFCTGMKLKALKSCLVCQTSYCETHLEPHQRVPALKRHKLINPVENLEDRMCKKHDRPLELFCRTDQTCVCQFCTETDHKTHDTVPIEEECGERKAQLGKMMAEVEQKMHTHFRKVKEIKHSVDLNKREAEREISDSVQVFTDLVRSIERSQAELIEVIEEKQKAVEMQAEGLIKELEQEITELQRRSTELEQLSHTEDHLHLLQSLQSLCTPPPTKDWSEISVHSDLCVGTVRRAVSQLEETLISIMKSLCVDLCVGAGFKRIQQYAVDVTLDPDTAHPNFILSEDGKQVRLGNTQTNRPNTPKRFDESVNVLGKEGFSSGRFYYEVTVKGKTDWDLGVARESINRKGNITLSPKNGYWTVWLRNGEQYTALSSPRVLLSLREKPQKVGVFVDYEEGQVSFYDVEARSHIYSFTGCTFTETLYPFFCPCLNDAGKNSAPLIISTVNHK, from the coding sequence ATGGCCACCTCCAGCAGTCTCCTTTCTGAAGAGCAGTTCCTGTGTTCTATCTGTCTGGATGTGTTCACTGAGCCAGTCTCTATTCCATGTGGACACAACTACTGCAAGGCCTGTATCACAAAGTACTGGGAAACCAGTGACCTGTGCCAGTGTCCAATGTGTAAGGAGAAATTCTACAGGAGGCCTGAGCTTCGCATCAATACTTTCATTTCTGAGATGGCTGCTCAGTTCAGGAAGTCCGTTCAGTGGAAAGTTACCAGCAGTCCAGGGCAACGCCCAGCCAAGCCTGGAGAAGTGTCCTGTGACTTCTGCACTGGGATGAAGCTCAAGGCCCTGAAGTCCTGTCTGGTGTGTCAGAcctcttactgtgagactcaTCTGGAGCCTCATCAGAGAGTCCCAGCCTTAAAGAGACACAAGCTGATCAACCCTGTGGAGAACCTGGAAGACAGGATGTGTAAGAAGCACGACAGACCTCTAGAGCTGTTCTGTAGGACTGACCAGACTTGTGTGTGTCAGTTCTGCACTGAGACAGACCACAAGACTCATGACACTGTCCCTATAGAGGAAGagtgtggagagaggaaggctcAACTGGGGAAAATGATGGCAGAGGTAGAACAGAAGATGCACACACATTTTAGGAAGGTTAAGGAGATCAAACACTCAGTAGATCTCAacaagagagaagcagagagagagatatcagacagtgtgcaggtcttcacTGATCTGGTGCGCTCCATTGAGAGAAGCCAGGCTGAGCTCATTGAGGTGATTGAGGAGAAGCAGAAAGCAGTAGAGATGCAGGCTGAAGGGCTCATTAAAGAGCTGGAGCAGGAaatcactgagttacagaggagaagcactgagctggagcagctctcacacactgaggaccacctccacctcctacAGAGCTTACAATCACTCTGCACCCCTCCACCCACCAAggactggtctgagatcagtgtTCACAGTGATCTGTGTGTGGGGACTGTTAGGAGAGCTGTGTCTCAGCTGGAGGAGACTCTTATAAGTATAATGAAAAGCCTGTGTGTTGATCTGTGTGTTGGTGCTGGATTTAAGAGGATTCAGCAGTATGCAGTGGATGTGACTCTGGACCCTGATACAGCACATCCCAATTTCATCCTGTCTGAAGATGGGAAACAAGTGAGACTTGGAAACACACAAACAAATCGTCCTAATACCCCAAAGAGGTTTGATGAAAGTGTAAATGTCTTAGGAAAGGAGGGTTTCTCTTCAGGTAGATTCTACTATGAGGTGACAGTTAAGGGGAAGACTGACTGGGATTTAGGAGTGGCCAGAGAATCCATTAACAGGAAGGGGAATATCACACTGAGCCCTAAGAATGGATACTGGACTGTCTGGCTGAGGAATGGAGAACAGTACACGGCTCTTTCTAGCCCCAGGGTCCTGCTCTCCCTGAGAGAGAAGCCCCAGAAGGTGGGGGTGTTTGTGGATtatgaggagggtcaggtctcctTTTAtgatgtggaggccaggtctcaTATTTACTCTTTCACTGGCTGCACCTTCACTGAGACACTCTATCCATTCTTCTGTCCCTGTCTTAATGATGCTGGTAAAAACTCTGCCCCTCTGATCATCTCTACTGTCAATCACAAATAA
- the LOC120032243 gene encoding E3 ubiquitin-protein ligase TRIM39-like: protein MATSSSLLSEEQFLCSVCLDVFTEPVSIPCGHNYCKACISGYWDTSDLCQCPMCKKTFDRRPDLFVNTFISEMAAQFRQTVEVKATSSPHQCPDIIVELSCDICTGMKVKALKSCLVCQTSYCETHLEPHQRVPALKRHKLINPVENLEDRMCKKHDRPLELFCRTDQTCVCQFCTETDHKTHDTVPIEEEYGERKAQLRTTEAEVQHMIQKRLQKVQEIKHSVDLSKREAEREISDSVQVFTDLVRSIERSQAELIEVIEEKQKAAERQAEGLIKELEQEITELQGRSTELEQLSHTEDHLHLLQNFPSLCTPPPTKDWSRISVHSDLCVGTMRRAVSQLEETLISIMKSLCVDLCVGAEFKRIQQYAVDVTLDPDTAHPNLILSEDGKQVRYRNTQTYRPNTPKRFDESVNVLGKKGFSSGRFYYEVTVKGKTDWDVGVARESINRKGNITLSPKNGYWTVWLRNGEQYKALSSPSVLLPLREKPQKVGVFVDYEEGQVSFYDVEARSHIYSFTGCTFNEKLYPFFNPCLNDGGKNSAPLIISPVNDRLSFNLKI, encoded by the coding sequence ATGGCCACCTCCAGCAGTCTCCTTTCTGAAGAACAGTTCctgtgctctgtctgtctggatgtgtTCACTGAGCCAGTCTCTATTCCATGTGGACACAACTACTGCAAGGCCTGTATCAGTGGATACTGGGATACCAGTGACCTGTGCCAGTGTCCAATgtgtaaaaaaacatttgataGGAGACCAGATCTGTTTGTCAATACTTTCATTTCTGAGATGGCTGCTCAGTTCAGACAGACAGTTGAAGTTAAAGCTACCAGCAGCCCACACCAATGCCCTGACATAATTGTAGAATTGTCCTGTGACATCTGCACTGGGATGAAGGTCAAGGCCCTGAAGTCCTGCCTGGTGTGTCAGAcctcttactgtgagactcacctTGAGCCTCATCAGAGAGTCCCAGCCTTAAAGAGACACAAGCTGATCAACCCTGTGGAGAACCTGGAAGACAGGATGTGTAAGAAGCACGACAGACCTCTAGAGCTGTTCTGTAGGACTGACCAGACTTGTGTGTGTCAATTCTGCACTGAGACAGACCACAAGACTCATGACACTGTCCCTATAGAGGAAGAGTATGGAGAGAGGAAGGCTCAGCTGAGGACGACTGAGGCAGAAGTTCAGCATATGATCCAGAAACGACTGCAAAAGGTTCAGGAGATCAAACACTCAGTAGATCTCagcaagagagaggcagagagagagatatcagacAGTGTACAGGTCTTCACTGATCTGGTGCGCTCCATTGAGAGAAGCCAGGCTGAGCTCATTGAGGTGATTGAGGAGAAGCAGAAAGCAGCAGAGAGGCAGGCTGAAGGGCTCATTAAAGAGCTGGAGCAGGAAATCACTGAGCTACAGGGgagaagcactgagctggagcagctctcacacactgaagaccacctccacctcctacAGAACTTTCCATCCCTCTGCACCCCTCCACCCACCAAGGACTGGTCTAGGATCAGTGTTCACAGTGATCTGTGTGTGGGGACTATGAGGAGAGCTGTGTCTCAGCTGGAGGAGACTCTTATAAGTATAATGAAAAGCCTGTGTGTTGATCTGTGTGTTGGTGCTGAATTTAAGAGGATTCAGCAGTATGCAGTGGATGTGACTCTGGACCCTGATACAGCACATCCCAATCTCATCCTGTCTGAGGATGGGAAACAAGTGAGATATAGAAACACACAGACATATCGTCCTAATACCCCAAAGAGGTTTGATGAAAGTGTAAATGTCTTAGGAAAGAAGGGTTTCTCTTCAGGTAGATTCTACTATGAGGTGACAGTTAAGGGGAAGACTGACTGGGATGTAGGAGTGGCCAGAGAATCCATTAACAGGAAGGGGAATATCACACTGAGCCCTAAGAATGGATACTGGACTGTCTGGCTGAGGAATGGAGAACAGTACAAGGCTCTTTCTAGCCCCAGTGTCCTGCTCCCCCTGAGAGAGAAGCCCCAGAAGGTGGGGGTGTTTGTGGATtatgaggagggtcaggtctcctTTTAtgatgtggaggccaggtctcaTATCTACTCTTTCACTGGCTGCACCTTCAATGAGAAACTATATCCATTCTTCAATCCATGTCTTAATGATGGTGGTAAAAACTCTGCCCCTCTGATCATCTCTCCTGTCAACGACAGACTGAGTTTTAATCTGAAAATCTAA